A window from Pseudomonas sp. Tri1 encodes these proteins:
- a CDS encoding alpha/beta fold hydrolase encodes MIRLTAELTPAGTSYLATGQGQPVVLIHGVGLNKEMWGGQVVGLATKYRVIAYDMLGHGASPRPESGTALLGYADQLLELLDHLQLPQATVIGFSMGGLVARAFALHYPQRLHGLVVLNSVFNRSAEQRAGVIARTAQAAEHGPDANAEAALSRWFSREYQAANPAQIAALRQTLAGNDPQGYLTTYELFATQDMYRADDLGNIQVPTLIATGELDPGSTPEMARQLAERIPGATVAVLAEQRHMMPVESPRLVNQLLLEFLDTASARHNQIKGIVA; translated from the coding sequence ATGATTCGGCTCACCGCTGAACTCACCCCGGCCGGGACCAGTTACCTGGCCACTGGCCAAGGCCAGCCCGTGGTCCTGATCCACGGTGTGGGCCTGAACAAAGAAATGTGGGGCGGCCAGGTCGTTGGTCTGGCCACGAAATACCGTGTCATTGCCTACGACATGCTCGGCCACGGCGCCAGCCCGCGCCCCGAAAGCGGCACCGCCCTGCTGGGTTACGCCGATCAGTTGCTGGAGCTGCTCGATCACTTGCAACTGCCCCAGGCGACGGTGATCGGCTTTTCCATGGGCGGCCTGGTGGCGCGGGCGTTTGCCTTGCATTACCCGCAACGCCTGCACGGCCTGGTGGTGCTCAACAGTGTATTCAACCGCAGCGCCGAGCAGCGCGCCGGAGTCATTGCCCGTACCGCCCAGGCCGCCGAACATGGCCCGGACGCCAATGCCGAAGCCGCACTATCGCGCTGGTTCAGTCGCGAATACCAGGCGGCCAACCCGGCGCAGATTGCCGCGCTGCGCCAGACCCTGGCAGGTAACGATCCCCAGGGCTACCTGACTACCTATGAACTGTTCGCCACCCAGGACATGTACCGCGCCGACGACCTGGGCAACATCCAGGTGCCAACGCTGATCGCCACCGGCGAACTGGACCCCGGCTCGACGCCGGAAATGGCCCGGCAACTGGCCGAACGAATTCCTGGCGCGACCGTTGCCGTACTCGCCGAGCAGCGGCATATGATGCCGGTAGAATCGCCGCGCCTGGTCAACCAGTTGCTGCTGGAGTTTCTCGACACGGCAAGCGCCCGACACAACCAGATAAAGGGGATCGTTGCATGA
- a CDS encoding amino acid synthesis family protein, which yields MSFEIRKIVSYVEETFIEGGKATDKPVTMVGLAVVMKNPWLGRGFVEDLKPEIRANCSDLGALMVERLVGIIGGAEKIQAYGKAAVVGADGEIEHASAVIHTLRFGNHYREAVKAKSYLSFTNKRGGPGTSIQIPMMHKDDEGLRSHYITLEMQIEDAPRADEIVVVLGCADGGRLHPRIGNRYIDLEELAAENAQ from the coding sequence ATGAGTTTCGAAATTCGCAAGATCGTCAGCTATGTCGAAGAAACCTTTATCGAAGGCGGCAAGGCTACCGACAAGCCGGTGACCATGGTCGGGTTGGCGGTGGTGATGAAAAACCCTTGGCTGGGCCGTGGCTTCGTTGAAGACCTGAAACCGGAAATCCGCGCCAACTGCTCCGACCTTGGCGCCCTGATGGTCGAACGCTTGGTGGGCATCATCGGCGGCGCGGAAAAAATCCAAGCCTACGGCAAGGCCGCCGTGGTGGGCGCCGACGGTGAAATCGAGCACGCCTCCGCCGTGATCCATACCCTGCGCTTCGGCAACCACTACCGCGAAGCGGTCAAGGCCAAGAGCTACCTGAGTTTTACCAACAAACGCGGCGGCCCAGGCACGTCGATCCAGATCCCGATGATGCACAAGGACGACGAAGGCCTGCGCTCGCACTACATCACCCTGGAAATGCAGATCGAAGACGCCCCGCGCGCTGACGAAATCGTCGTGGTGCTCGGTTGTGCCGATGGCGGTCGCCTGCACCCGCGTATCGGCAACCGCTACATCGATCTGGAAGAACTGGCCGCCGAGAATGCGCAGTAA
- a CDS encoding AraC family transcriptional regulator: MAALQKISQSYRVAPTHSRLISNDPCGWTRQQLPGELGECYSERYFVDNDLMVVRSRYRPTRNLIEETVSPHNRHMLVITFGMQGDSGYKGADGSAVSFRAGYTTITSFQLSLGERCYEAGTTVSQLRLLIGEGMLNRYIGEQRTRQLLGNGNVRQLAFQKTSATSASHATALARYLNQGATGALDMHIHTLCLLSEQLKLLSPPTCLQNPQFSASDIEKLDQARDIMIEQMDQPLTIPYLCAAVGLNEFKLKEGLHYRFNSTPHRMLHEIRMRKAYTLLESGCQVAQAAYKVGYKFPNNFSAAFTRFFGKSPKTVFGKRR; the protein is encoded by the coding sequence GTGGCGGCCCTACAGAAGATTTCCCAGTCGTATCGAGTTGCGCCAACGCACTCGCGATTGATCAGTAACGACCCCTGTGGCTGGACGCGCCAGCAACTGCCGGGGGAACTGGGCGAGTGCTATTCCGAGCGCTATTTCGTCGATAACGACCTGATGGTGGTGCGCTCGCGCTACCGGCCCACGCGGAATCTGATCGAGGAAACCGTCAGCCCGCACAATCGGCACATGCTGGTCATCACGTTCGGTATGCAAGGCGACTCCGGATACAAGGGCGCCGATGGTTCGGCGGTGTCGTTCCGAGCCGGCTACACCACCATCACCTCGTTCCAGTTAAGCCTGGGCGAGCGGTGCTACGAAGCCGGCACGACCGTTTCTCAGCTCCGGCTTCTGATCGGTGAAGGCATGCTCAACCGATACATCGGCGAGCAGCGCACCCGCCAGCTACTGGGCAACGGCAATGTGCGCCAACTGGCCTTCCAGAAAACCTCGGCCACCAGCGCCAGCCACGCCACCGCCCTGGCCAGATACCTCAACCAGGGTGCGACCGGTGCGTTGGACATGCACATCCACACCCTCTGCCTGCTGTCCGAACAGCTGAAACTGCTGAGCCCGCCCACGTGCCTCCAGAACCCTCAATTCAGCGCCAGCGACATTGAAAAGCTCGACCAGGCACGCGACATCATGATCGAGCAGATGGACCAGCCGCTGACTATTCCCTACCTGTGCGCCGCGGTCGGGCTCAATGAATTCAAGCTTAAGGAAGGCCTGCATTACCGTTTCAACTCCACGCCACACCGCATGCTTCACGAGATCCGCATGCGCAAGGCCTACACACTGCTTGAAAGCGGTTGCCAGGTCGCGCAGGCGGCTTACAAGGTAGGCTACAAATTCCCGAATAATTTCAGCGCCGCATTCACCCGGTTCTTTGGCAAGTCGCCGAAAACAGTATTTGGCAAACGCCGCTGA
- a CDS encoding TonB-dependent receptor has protein sequence MVKPVFKASGYTLCVGCLGVAVNVAAQTELAAVTVTANKIEQPQEAVPASLSVLTGEDLRKGGINDLEDLARATPGFTFQPFGQSGTNLPVVRGLTASPTAFSSSMLMLVDGVPTLMGQGFDHDLLGVERIEILRGPQSTLYGRNAEAGVLSLHTRQPEALPYARIDAGGGSRDERTLGVDTSTELLPDTLYAGVSGQWQARDGYIDNDWRGGRADDRERHSARMVLRWTPTLATDVNLRYSRQDYRDAGAQWGLADSSRRQVRSGTSSWNHSSGRSQSLDVLHEFESGLKLRSISARNDFYDRVSQDTDFQPADRFHVGRDYHFNTLSQEFRLEGQWDENQWLLGVYADHDDHDLSYQQKLPVGLSRTDVQLGGNTTALFGQWLMPLSELWTLTLGARVEQDKVRIDPQGGSQQSQAWQRFTPKVSLQYEWQPDAYLYASYAEGFRAGGFNAFSSAANYPGYDPEKVKTYEVGAKGWLDDRRLRYSAALYWMDVRDMQVQQMLQPGVVYITNAASAHSTGMDLEAQYLLADNWTLVGSVGLNRTRFERFSDGTNDYQGNRNPYAPDFTGHLSLRYDAPAGWWTQGGVDVVGKTYLDSANQYSRGGYGLLNLNAGYDFDQYGISAYVKNAADKRYDAVGYLNGTARVYSPPREIGLRVSYEL, from the coding sequence ATGGTCAAGCCTGTATTCAAAGCCAGCGGTTATACGTTATGCGTCGGCTGCCTGGGCGTGGCCGTGAATGTGGCGGCGCAGACCGAGCTGGCTGCGGTTACTGTAACGGCGAACAAGATCGAGCAGCCTCAGGAAGCAGTTCCTGCCAGTTTGTCGGTTCTGACGGGCGAGGACCTGCGCAAGGGCGGTATCAATGACTTGGAAGACCTGGCGCGGGCCACTCCCGGTTTTACCTTCCAACCTTTTGGCCAGTCGGGCACCAACCTGCCGGTGGTGCGCGGCCTGACTGCCAGCCCTACGGCGTTTTCTTCCTCGATGTTGATGTTGGTCGACGGCGTGCCGACCCTGATGGGGCAGGGCTTTGACCACGACCTGCTGGGGGTGGAGCGCATCGAAATCCTGCGCGGGCCCCAGTCGACCCTGTATGGCCGCAACGCCGAAGCCGGCGTATTGAGCCTCCACACTCGCCAGCCCGAAGCACTGCCCTATGCCCGGATCGACGCCGGTGGCGGCAGCCGCGACGAGCGCACCCTGGGCGTTGATACCAGTACAGAGCTGCTTCCGGACACGCTGTACGCCGGGGTTTCCGGGCAATGGCAGGCGCGCGACGGCTACATTGACAACGACTGGCGCGGCGGGCGGGCCGATGATCGCGAACGTCACAGTGCTCGCATGGTGTTGCGCTGGACGCCGACCCTGGCCACGGACGTCAACCTGCGCTACAGCCGCCAGGACTATCGTGACGCTGGTGCCCAGTGGGGCCTGGCGGACTCTTCCCGGCGCCAGGTGCGCTCCGGCACCTCGAGCTGGAACCACTCCAGCGGTCGCAGCCAGTCTTTGGACGTGCTGCATGAGTTCGAATCGGGCCTGAAGCTGCGATCGATCAGCGCACGCAATGACTTCTACGACCGGGTAAGCCAAGACACCGATTTCCAGCCTGCCGACCGGTTCCACGTAGGCCGTGATTACCACTTCAATACCTTGTCCCAGGAGTTTCGCCTGGAAGGCCAATGGGACGAGAACCAGTGGCTGCTCGGCGTCTATGCCGACCATGATGACCACGACCTGTCTTACCAGCAGAAACTGCCCGTCGGCCTGTCCCGCACGGATGTGCAGTTGGGTGGCAACACCACGGCGTTGTTCGGCCAGTGGTTGATGCCCTTGTCCGAGCTCTGGACCCTGACTCTCGGCGCCCGCGTCGAACAGGACAAAGTGCGCATCGATCCCCAAGGCGGTAGCCAACAGAGCCAGGCATGGCAACGCTTTACCCCCAAGGTCTCGCTGCAATACGAGTGGCAGCCGGATGCTTATCTGTACGCCAGCTATGCCGAAGGTTTTCGTGCTGGAGGTTTCAATGCCTTTTCCAGCGCCGCCAATTACCCCGGTTATGACCCGGAGAAGGTCAAGACTTATGAGGTCGGCGCCAAGGGCTGGCTGGACGACAGGCGCCTGCGTTATTCGGCGGCGCTGTACTGGATGGACGTGCGCGACATGCAAGTGCAGCAGATGCTCCAGCCAGGCGTGGTGTACATCACCAACGCGGCATCGGCGCACTCCACTGGGATGGATCTCGAAGCCCAATATCTTCTCGCCGACAACTGGACGCTGGTTGGTTCCGTGGGCCTGAACCGCACCCGTTTCGAGCGTTTCAGTGACGGCACCAATGACTACCAGGGCAATCGCAACCCCTACGCCCCTGACTTCACTGGCCATCTGAGCCTGCGCTACGACGCCCCCGCCGGTTGGTGGACCCAGGGGGGCGTGGACGTGGTTGGCAAGACCTATCTGGACTCGGCCAACCAGTACAGCCGTGGCGGCTACGGCTTGCTCAACCTCAATGCCGGTTATGACTTCGACCAGTACGGCATCAGTGCCTACGTGAAGAACGCCGCCGACAAGCGTTACGACGCCGTCGGCTATTTGAACGGCACCGCACGGGTCTACAGCCCGCCAAGGGAAATCGGCCTGCGTGTGAGCTATGAACTGTGA
- a CDS encoding methyltransferase, producing the protein MNGIDLATPHPLQPYWDLTLAGVRADALRIALEWKLFNLLQVPVTAQTIARQLQLDPVNTGYWLEALWSMALLVRDQQQPPRYQNAAVAHDYLRAEAPDYCGDAWTFRLRGLRHFGGQLGDQVRAGQPSGQAPNVATTIENWTAAARLQLAQEQRAVTVEVALRLMAGIPEFAHARRFLDLGGGPGLVAIALARDNPMLSGEVFDFPQTVSVAAENIHKAGLQQRLSVRGGDLASDDIGEGYDLIWCSSVLHFVPDLAASLEKIHGALRPGGVLVSAHAEVPLDPDLARRVMPYYLSMQMLGRQVTHAGGLAEALTQAGFVDIDHYPEVAFAVAPVAVQVARRSGS; encoded by the coding sequence ATGAATGGAATCGACCTGGCAACACCGCATCCCCTGCAACCCTACTGGGACTTGACCCTGGCCGGCGTGCGCGCCGACGCCCTGCGCATTGCGCTGGAATGGAAGCTCTTCAACTTGCTGCAAGTGCCTGTCACGGCGCAGACCATTGCCCGGCAGTTGCAACTCGACCCGGTCAACACCGGTTACTGGCTGGAAGCGCTGTGGAGCATGGCCTTGCTGGTGCGTGACCAACAGCAACCGCCGCGCTACCAGAACGCTGCCGTGGCCCACGACTACTTGCGCGCCGAGGCTCCGGACTACTGTGGCGATGCCTGGACGTTCCGCCTGCGCGGGCTTCGGCATTTCGGTGGGCAGTTGGGTGATCAGGTTCGAGCGGGGCAGCCCAGCGGACAGGCGCCGAACGTGGCGACCACTATCGAGAACTGGACGGCCGCTGCGCGTTTGCAACTGGCCCAAGAGCAACGGGCCGTCACGGTGGAGGTGGCGTTGCGCTTGATGGCAGGGATTCCCGAGTTCGCCCATGCCCGCCGATTCCTGGACCTGGGGGGCGGCCCAGGGCTGGTCGCGATTGCCTTGGCCCGGGATAACCCGATGTTGAGCGGCGAGGTGTTCGATTTTCCCCAGACCGTCAGCGTGGCGGCGGAAAATATCCATAAGGCCGGCCTCCAGCAACGTCTCTCGGTCCGCGGTGGGGACTTGGCAAGCGATGACATCGGCGAGGGTTATGACCTGATCTGGTGTTCCTCGGTGTTGCACTTTGTCCCGGACCTGGCCGCGAGCCTGGAGAAAATCCACGGGGCGTTGCGTCCTGGCGGCGTATTGGTCAGCGCCCATGCCGAAGTCCCCCTGGACCCGGACCTGGCCAGGCGGGTCATGCCTTACTACCTGTCGATGCAGATGCTCGGTCGCCAGGTCACCCACGCCGGCGGCCTGGCCGAGGCATTGACCCAGGCTGGTTTCGTCGATATCGACCATTACCCTGAAGTGGCTTTTGCCGTCGCGCCGGTGGCGGTGCAAGTGGCGCGTCGGAGCGGCTCATGA